A genomic region of Glycine max cultivar Williams 82 chromosome 15, Glycine_max_v4.0, whole genome shotgun sequence contains the following coding sequences:
- the LOC100780698 gene encoding telomere repeat-binding factor 1 isoform X1, which yields MGAPKQKWTAEEEQALKAGVVKHGVGKWRTILKDPEFSGVLYLRSNVDLKDKWRNLSVMANGWSSREKSRLSVRRVHQVPRQDENSMAITPVVPSDEEIVDVKPLQVSRDIVHIPGPKRSNLSLDKLIMEAITSLKENGGSNKTAIAAFIEDQYWALPGLKSMLSAKLKFLTASGKLIKVNRKYRIAPIAAYSDRRRNSSMLYLKGRQKASMKIDRDETNILTRSQIDLELEKIRSMTPQEAAAFAARAVAEAEAAIAEAEEAAKEAEAAEADAEAAQAFADATTKSAKGRKSPKRIHT from the exons ATGGGTGCTCCGAAGCAGAAATGGACTGCAGAAGAGGAACAAGCACTTAAAGCTGGAGTTGTCAAGCACGGTGTTGGTAAATGGCGCACCATACTGAAGGATCCAGAGTTTAGTGGTGTCTTATACCTGCGGTCAAATGTGGATCTCAAG GATAAATGGAGAAATCTGAGCGTGATGGCAAATGGATGGAGCTCTAGGGAAAAATCTAGGTTATCAGTCAGAAGGGTGCATCAGGTCCCGAGACAGGATGAGAACTCCATGGCTATCACTCCTGTTGTTCCAAGTGACGAAGAGATTGTTGATGTTAAGCCTCTTCAAGTTTCTAGAGATATTGTGCATATTCCTGGTCCAAAGAGGTCTAATTTAAG TTTGGATAAGCTTATAATGGAAGCAATCACTAGCTTGAAGGAGAATGGTGGTTCTAATAAGACAGCTATTGCAGCTTTTATAGAG GACCAATATTGGGCACTGCCAGGCTTAAAAAGTATGTTGTCtgcaaaattaaagtttttgacAGCAAGTGGAAAACTGATCAAG GTAAATCGCAAGTATAGAATTGCACCTATAGCAGCATATTCTGACAGAAGAAGAAACTCATCCATGCTATATTTGAAAGGGAGGCAGAAAGCCTCTATGAAAATTGACAGGGATGAGACCAACATCCTTACTAGATCTCAGATAGATTTAGAGTTAGAAAAGATAAGGTCTATGACTCCACAAGAGGCAGCTGCATTTGCTGCCCGAGCAGTTGCTGAAGCAGAAGCCGCCATTGCAGAAGCAGAGGAGGCAGCAAAGGAGGCTGAGGCAGCAGAAGCTGATGCGGAGGCTGCACAAGCTTTTGCAGATGCTACAACGAAATCAGCGAAAGGGAGAAAATCCCCAAAGAGG ATCCATACTTAA
- the LOC100780698 gene encoding telomere repeat-binding factor 1 isoform X2 translates to MANGWSSREKSRLSVRRVHQVPRQDENSMAITPVVPSDEEIVDVKPLQVSRDIVHIPGPKRSNLSLDKLIMEAITSLKENGGSNKTAIAAFIEDQYWALPGLKSMLSAKLKFLTASGKLIKVNRKYRIAPIAAYSDRRRNSSMLYLKGRQKASMKIDRDETNILTRSQIDLELEKIRSMTPQEAAAFAARAVAEAEAAIAEAEEAAKEAEAAEADAEAAQAFADATTKSAKGRKSPKRIHT, encoded by the exons ATGGCAAATGGATGGAGCTCTAGGGAAAAATCTAGGTTATCAGTCAGAAGGGTGCATCAGGTCCCGAGACAGGATGAGAACTCCATGGCTATCACTCCTGTTGTTCCAAGTGACGAAGAGATTGTTGATGTTAAGCCTCTTCAAGTTTCTAGAGATATTGTGCATATTCCTGGTCCAAAGAGGTCTAATTTAAG TTTGGATAAGCTTATAATGGAAGCAATCACTAGCTTGAAGGAGAATGGTGGTTCTAATAAGACAGCTATTGCAGCTTTTATAGAG GACCAATATTGGGCACTGCCAGGCTTAAAAAGTATGTTGTCtgcaaaattaaagtttttgacAGCAAGTGGAAAACTGATCAAG GTAAATCGCAAGTATAGAATTGCACCTATAGCAGCATATTCTGACAGAAGAAGAAACTCATCCATGCTATATTTGAAAGGGAGGCAGAAAGCCTCTATGAAAATTGACAGGGATGAGACCAACATCCTTACTAGATCTCAGATAGATTTAGAGTTAGAAAAGATAAGGTCTATGACTCCACAAGAGGCAGCTGCATTTGCTGCCCGAGCAGTTGCTGAAGCAGAAGCCGCCATTGCAGAAGCAGAGGAGGCAGCAAAGGAGGCTGAGGCAGCAGAAGCTGATGCGGAGGCTGCACAAGCTTTTGCAGATGCTACAACGAAATCAGCGAAAGGGAGAAAATCCCCAAAGAGG ATCCATACTTAA